One Pseudomonas fluorescens genomic region harbors:
- a CDS encoding DUF6436 domain-containing protein: MRSPYRTALFASLLALICAGVLWAAYDWFQGRYLRAFSEHTAVFSGDPLRLPDDLAGPGNIRLVHFWDPACPCNVGNQQHLTEMVEQFGARGVEFFAVQKPGSHGQLPVTLSALKTIIVLPGSEQIPASPAVAIWDRSGKLAYFGPYSEGLTCNSSNSFIEPILHALTDDRPVNATHTLAVGCYCPWPVEAH, from the coding sequence ATGCGTTCGCCCTACCGCACCGCACTGTTCGCCAGCCTGCTTGCGCTGATCTGCGCCGGGGTGCTGTGGGCGGCGTATGACTGGTTTCAGGGGCGTTATCTGCGGGCGTTCAGCGAACACACGGCGGTATTTTCAGGCGATCCACTGCGCCTGCCCGACGATCTCGCCGGGCCCGGAAACATTCGCCTCGTGCATTTCTGGGACCCGGCGTGCCCATGCAACGTTGGCAATCAACAGCACCTGACCGAGATGGTCGAGCAGTTCGGCGCCAGGGGCGTGGAGTTCTTCGCCGTGCAAAAGCCCGGCAGTCACGGCCAGTTGCCCGTCACCCTCTCCGCTCTGAAAACGATCATTGTCCTGCCCGGTTCCGAACAGATCCCCGCCAGCCCGGCTGTGGCGATCTGGGACCGCAGCGGCAAACTCGCCTACTTCGGCCCTTACAGCGAAGGCCTGACGTGCAACTCCAGCAACAGCTTTATCGAGCCGATCTTGCATGCCCTGACTGATGATCGACCGGTTAATGCTACTCACACTTTGGCCGTCGGTTGCTACTGCCCGTGGCCTGTGGAGGCGCACTAA
- a CDS encoding penicillin acylase family protein, with product MKRVFTVVALLIVVLLAGAGWYVYSKQPTRQGQVELRNLQGSVTVRYDERGVPHIRAENETDLYRALGYVHAQDRLFQMEAMRRLARGELAEVLGAKLLDTDKLFRSLRIRERAASYVASLDKQSPAWKGLQAYLDGINQYQDTHAAPIEFDVLGIPKRPFTAEDSISVAGYMAYSFAAAFRTEPLLTYVRDQLGADYLNVFDLDWQSKGVLVNGHAKPAPALAAGDWKDLNALARLSERALIDNGLPQFEGSNAWVIAGSRSQSGKPLLAGDPHIRFSVPSVWYEAQLSAPGFALYGHHQALVPFAFLGHNLDFGWSLTMFQNDDLDLIAEKVNPDNANQVWYRGQWTDIVITEQQINVKGQAPVTITLRQSPHGPIVNDVLGTAAGKTPIAMWWAFLETPNPILEGFYQLNRADTLAKARAAAAKVQAPGLNLVYANAKGDIAWWASALLPKRSAGVRPEFILDGSSAQADKDGFYPFSANPQEENPARGYIVSANFQPVSPTGMEIPGYYNLADRGQQLDRQLGDKSVKWNNEANQKLQLGTATGYGPRLLAPLLPVLREVASDPAQLKLVEQLAQWPGDYPLDSVSATLFNQFLYDLADAAMRDELGNDFFETLLSTRVIDSALPRLAAAADSPWWDNRSTPNKESRADIVRTAWAASLQHLKQTLGEDTAKWKWAAAHTLTHGHPLGQQKPLERIFNVGPFAAPGSHEVPNNLSAKIGPAPWPVTYGPSTRRLVDFADPTHALTINPVGQSGVPFDSHYDDQAEAYVDGIYVQAHFSDEEVTANTRNTLKLLPTRAP from the coding sequence ATGAAGCGTGTGTTCACCGTTGTTGCCTTGCTCATTGTTGTCCTGCTCGCCGGCGCAGGCTGGTACGTCTACAGCAAACAGCCGACGCGCCAGGGTCAGGTCGAATTGCGCAATCTGCAAGGTTCGGTGACGGTGCGCTACGATGAACGCGGTGTGCCGCATATCCGCGCCGAAAACGAGACGGACCTCTACCGCGCCCTCGGTTATGTCCACGCCCAGGACCGGCTGTTCCAGATGGAAGCCATGCGCCGCCTCGCCCGCGGCGAGCTGGCCGAAGTGCTCGGGGCGAAGCTGCTCGACACCGACAAACTGTTCCGCAGCCTGCGCATCCGCGAGCGCGCCGCCAGTTACGTGGCCAGTCTCGATAAGCAGTCACCGGCGTGGAAAGGCCTGCAAGCCTATCTGGATGGCATCAACCAATATCAGGACACCCACGCCGCGCCCATCGAGTTCGACGTGCTGGGCATCCCCAAGCGACCGTTCACGGCCGAAGACAGCATCAGCGTTGCCGGTTACATGGCGTACAGCTTTGCCGCCGCGTTTCGCACCGAGCCGTTGCTGACCTACGTGCGCGATCAATTGGGCGCCGATTATCTGAATGTCTTCGACCTCGACTGGCAGTCGAAGGGCGTGCTGGTCAACGGTCATGCCAAGCCAGCGCCAGCCCTCGCAGCCGGCGACTGGAAAGACCTCAATGCCCTCGCCCGCCTGAGCGAACGCGCGCTGATCGATAACGGTCTGCCGCAGTTTGAAGGCAGCAACGCCTGGGTGATTGCCGGCAGCCGCAGTCAGAGCGGCAAGCCACTGCTGGCGGGCGACCCGCATATTCGTTTTTCGGTACCGTCGGTGTGGTACGAAGCGCAGCTGTCGGCGCCGGGCTTTGCCCTGTACGGTCACCATCAGGCACTGGTGCCGTTTGCCTTTCTCGGGCACAACCTGGATTTCGGTTGGAGCCTGACCATGTTCCAGAACGACGATCTCGATCTGATCGCCGAGAAGGTCAATCCGGACAACGCCAATCAGGTCTGGTATCGCGGCCAGTGGACCGACATAGTCATCACCGAGCAGCAGATCAACGTGAAGGGGCAGGCGCCGGTGACGATCACCTTGCGTCAGTCCCCGCACGGGCCGATCGTCAACGATGTGCTGGGTACCGCTGCCGGAAAAACACCGATTGCGATGTGGTGGGCCTTCCTCGAAACACCCAACCCGATCCTCGAAGGCTTCTACCAACTCAACCGCGCCGATACGCTGGCCAAGGCCCGCGCTGCCGCCGCGAAAGTGCAGGCCCCGGGGCTGAATCTGGTTTACGCCAACGCCAAGGGTGACATCGCCTGGTGGGCCTCGGCATTGCTGCCCAAGCGTTCGGCCGGGGTGAGGCCGGAATTCATTCTCGATGGCAGCAGCGCGCAGGCGGACAAGGACGGTTTTTACCCGTTCAGCGCCAACCCGCAAGAGGAAAACCCGGCGCGTGGCTATATCGTCTCCGCCAACTTCCAACCCGTGTCGCCGACCGGCATGGAGATCCCCGGTTACTACAACCTCGCCGATCGCGGCCAGCAACTCGATCGTCAGCTCGGCGACAAAAGTGTGAAATGGAATAACGAGGCCAACCAGAAACTGCAATTGGGCACCGCGACCGGTTACGGCCCGCGACTGTTGGCGCCGCTGTTGCCGGTGTTGCGTGAGGTGGCGAGCGATCCGGCGCAACTCAAGCTGGTCGAGCAACTGGCGCAGTGGCCCGGCGACTATCCGCTTGATTCGGTGAGTGCCACGCTCTTCAACCAGTTCCTCTACGACCTCGCCGACGCGGCGATGCGCGATGAATTGGGCAATGACTTTTTCGAAACGCTGCTGTCGACACGGGTAATCGATTCGGCGCTGCCTCGTCTGGCGGCCGCCGCCGATTCACCGTGGTGGGATAACCGCAGCACGCCGAACAAGGAGAGCCGCGCCGACATCGTGCGCACCGCGTGGGCGGCGAGCCTGCAACATCTGAAACAGACCCTCGGCGAGGACACGGCGAAGTGGAAATGGGCAGCGGCGCATACGCTGACCCACGGACATCCGCTGGGGCAGCAGAAACCCTTGGAGCGGATTTTCAATGTCGGACCGTTCGCCGCGCCGGGCAGTCACGAAGTCCCGAACAATCTATCGGCGAAAATCGGCCCGGCGCCGTGGCCGGTGACCTATGGCCCGTCAACCCGGCGGCTGGTGGACTTCGCCGATCCGACCCATGCCCTGACCATCAACCCGGTCGGCCAGAGCGGCGTGCCGTTCGACAGCCACTATGACGATCAGGCTGAGGCGTATGTGGATGGCATCTATGTGCAGGCGCATTTCAGCGACGAAGAGGTGACCGCGAATACGCGCAATACGTTGAAGTTGTTGCCGACGCGAGCACCTTAA
- a CDS encoding integrase core domain-containing protein: MPWKQESPMDQRVKLISDWLSGSYTKSQLSRRYGVSRPTIDKWLDRYAALGVDGLKEQSRKPLNCPHQTSDEIIAKLFAKKNEHPDRGPKQIIDRLRVSDPHIQWPAASTAGEWLKKAGLVMARRPYPPRPRAPTHLRPVDAPNQTWCADYKGQFKMQDGNWCYPLTITDQMSRFLFVCRALPSTHGAPTREGFEWAFREYGLPDVIRTDNGAPFASTGLARLSKLSVWFIRLGIHVETITPGRPDQNGRHERMHRTLKAAVPPAENLVRQQLAFQDFIQDFNHHRPHTALGMKPPASVYSPSERAYPGHLPALEYGSDVEVRKVRSNGEIKWKGQLIFLGEALIGEDIALKEVADDAWELYLCSHCLGRLEHGAKRVASL, encoded by the coding sequence ATGCCCTGGAAACAAGAGTCCCCAATGGATCAACGAGTAAAGTTAATCAGCGATTGGCTTAGCGGCAGCTACACCAAAAGCCAGTTAAGCCGGCGGTATGGTGTCAGCCGCCCTACCATCGACAAGTGGTTGGACCGATACGCAGCGTTGGGCGTTGATGGTTTGAAAGAGCAGTCGCGCAAGCCGCTGAACTGCCCTCATCAAACTTCCGACGAAATCATTGCCAAGTTGTTTGCCAAGAAAAACGAACATCCCGATCGAGGGCCCAAACAGATCATCGATCGCCTGCGCGTTTCCGATCCGCATATCCAGTGGCCGGCGGCGAGTACTGCCGGAGAGTGGTTGAAGAAAGCTGGTTTGGTCATGGCGCGACGACCTTATCCCCCACGTCCCCGTGCGCCAACGCATTTGCGTCCGGTCGACGCGCCCAATCAGACCTGGTGTGCTGATTACAAAGGGCAGTTCAAAATGCAGGACGGTAACTGGTGCTACCCGCTTACCATTACCGATCAGATGAGCCGCTTTTTATTCGTCTGTCGAGCTTTGCCCAGTACGCATGGCGCGCCGACGCGGGAAGGCTTCGAGTGGGCTTTTCGAGAATATGGGCTGCCGGATGTGATCCGCACTGACAATGGCGCTCCTTTCGCCTCGACAGGACTGGCGCGACTTTCGAAGTTATCAGTTTGGTTCATCAGGCTTGGAATCCATGTCGAAACGATTACGCCTGGCCGTCCCGACCAAAATGGTCGACATGAACGGATGCATCGAACGCTAAAGGCAGCGGTGCCACCTGCGGAAAACCTTGTGCGCCAGCAGCTGGCTTTTCAGGATTTCATCCAAGACTTCAACCACCACCGACCCCACACCGCGCTGGGCATGAAACCGCCAGCTTCGGTCTATAGCCCGTCGGAACGTGCTTATCCCGGTCACTTGCCTGCCCTTGAATACGGCTCTGATGTTGAAGTACGCAAGGTTCGGTCAAATGGTGAAATCAAATGGAAAGGACAGCTGATTTTTCTCGGAGAGGCTTTGATTGGAGAGGACATCGCGTTGAAGGAAGTGGCAGATGATGCTTGGGAGCTGTACCTTTGCAGCCACTGTTTAGGCAGGCTTGAACACGGCGCTAAACGCGTAGCAAGCCTGTAA